Below is a genomic region from Onychostoma macrolepis isolate SWU-2019 chromosome 15, ASM1243209v1, whole genome shotgun sequence.
CATGAAAAACAGTCAAAGTCTTTTTGACTGCAAAAACCACCCGTcacatttatcatttatcacaatagagaacaaagaaaaaaacgtATCTAATTGAATGAATATTGGTCTTTCAGCCAAAGTATATGGTGAATCCGAATACTGAAGTCCTCAATGATGATAGgaggtgaaaaaaaaatccaagtgTCTGATAGCAAGGGTAGCATAAATAATCAGCGATCCGAATCTCCTTAAAACATAGAGTACGTTGCAATTCTTTGATGTCGTTTTGTCCCACAATAAGTACAGAGCTTTAAAGAAGAGATTTTCTTAGGCCATTGATGAGGCATTCAGAGTAAAGACGACAAGGTAAGGACAGAAACAAAAAGAGTTCttctacaaaacaaacaaaaactagtATTAGCCTTTAACAACAACACCACATAGTTTCACCCTTAAAccatttacaatattaatgcAAAGTTACACAGTACAAAAAATTAACCAATACACTTACATGATTGAGCTGAAAACATTAGTTTCTCAAACTGAACTCCATTTGTGGTAAGGTTATGCAAGTGGAAGCCATGCTTCCTCTTAACCAAACAGGTATCTCTTACTCTACTGCCTACCTCCATTTTATCCCTTAACATAGAAAACCCGGTAGGGCCCCCTGCAGCACAGTAGAGGAACTACCCACAAAACCAACAAAGTAACTGTACTATAGTCGGTTACAGACTTCAGCAGGAGAGATCAGACTCATCTGCCCCAAGTGTTCAGTGAAAAGCGATTGATCAATGCAAATGCCAATTTATCTGAACAGATCACTTCCACTAGCATTAACTCAAAACAGTAAAGATAAAAGTAACtaatataaaactattgttTTGTCTATAAGGGATTTAGGCAAAAAATCATGTCACGATCCTGAGAAGAAAATTCATGGAATATCAGTAGGTTAAAACCATCAAGACTCATTTGTAGTGTCTGAATTTGTGCATATTTGttgctaataataaacatgttttcAACAGATATGATTCTAAAAAAGCTGAAGTCAAGATTCAAAGATTAAAATCACACATAAAAGATAAGCATCTgtacatttctgaaggatttgcAAAGCAGGGAAACCCAACATTCCTGAATCAGATCTATACAGAGCTCTACATCACAGAGGGAGGGAATGGAGAGATCAGTAATGAACATGAATTTAAAAGGATGGAaaaaacactgaagactgcaggaGCAACAGTACCAATCAAATGCAATGACATCTTTAGACCTTTACCTGGACGAGACAAACCCATCAGAACTGTGCTGACAAAGGGAGTCGCTGGCattggaaaaacagtctctgtgcagaagttcatcCTGGACTGGGCTGAAGGGAAACAGAATCAGGACGTCCAGCTCATATTTCCACTTCCTTTCAGAGAACTCAATCTGATGAAGGACAAAACACTCAGCCTTTCAGATCTTCTTCATGTCTTTTTCCCTGAAACAAAAGAAATAGACATTTTCAGTGATGAATATaaagctttgttcatctttgatggtctggatgagCGTCGTCTGTCTCTGGATTTTCAGAGCGATGTGAGGTTGTGTGATGTAAGTCAATCAGCCTCAGTGGACGTGCTGCTGATGAACCTCATTGCGGGGAatctgcttccctctgctctcatctggatcacctccagaccagcagcagctgATCTCGTCCCCTCTGAGTGTGTCCATCGAGTGACAGAGGTACGAGGCTTCAATGAGCCACAGAAGGAGGAATActtcaggaagagaatcagtgaTCAGAGTCTGGCCGATAGGATCATCTCACACCTGAAGTCATCAAGGAGCCTCTtcatcatgtgccacatcccagtgttctgctggatctcagccGCTGTTCTGGAGAAGATGTTGAGTCGAGCAGAGAGTGGAGAGATTCCCAAGACTCTCACTcaaatgtacacacacttcctgtTGGCACAAATTTGCATTAAAGACATGAAGTACAATGAAAATAAGGACACAGGCAAAGAGATGATTTTCAAATTAGAGAAACTGGCATTCGAGCAACTGGAAAAAGGCAATGTGATCTTCTATGAGGAAGACCTGAGAGAGTGTGGCATTGATGTGACAGAAGCATCAGTGTACTCAGGATTGTGCACTCAGATCTTCAGAGAGGAGCTTGGCTTGTATCAGGGGAAAGTCTTCTGCTTTGTTCATCTGAGCGTTCAGGAACATCTAGCAGCTCTATATGTGCACCTCTCCTTCTACAACAGCAGAATAAATGTGCTTGAAGCACATGAATCTGGAAGGCCTGTGACAATGTTGAGTTTACACAAGTGTGCagttgaaaaatgtttaaaaagtatGAAAGGGTATCTTGATCTTTTCCTTCGCTTCCTCATGGTACTTTCAATGGAGTCAAACCACAGCATCCTAAAAGGGCTTTTGGAGAAGAAGACAGACAGTTCCCTGGAAAGAGAGAAAACTACTGAATATCTCAagcaaaagataaaaataattccTTGCTCAGAAATGACTATTGTTTTGTTCCACTGTCTAAATGAACTCAGTGATCATTCCCTCACTACTGAAATCCAAAACTACGTGACCTCTGGAAAAATAAACAGTGACATTCTGTCCCCTCATCAGTGGTCGGCTTTAGTGTACATCCTAATGACATCAAATGAGAAGTTCAATGATTTTGAACTTTGTAAATATGGAAGATCAGACGCAGCCTTGTTCTGGCTGCTTCCTGTGATCAAGTTGTCGAAAAAGATCTGGTGAGAACATTAGGTTACTTACATGAAGTCAATGACATTGAAGCCAAAAAAGAGGGCTGTGTTTATTTACCTTTAGTACAAACAGCATATTAATTCTATACATGTGTAAAGAGCATCTATCATTATTCACACTTAGTGTAAAAAAGATCATATGGCTATTTATACTTTGTGAAACAGTATCTACCACTTTTTAAAGACTAAATAACATATAACCTAGTCTAAATAGCTTCCACTAATAATAAATTTGTGTTGGCAGGATGCATGACTGTAATATCACAGAAAAAGGATGCGCGGTGCTTTCTGCTGTTCTTCCATCAATATCCAATCTCAGAGAGATGGACCTGAGCCACAACAACCTACAGGACTCAGGAGTGGAAATACTCTGTATTGGATTGAAAAGATCACgctacaacttaaaaaaaattagtgcACGAGTGTTCATTGAa
It encodes:
- the LOC131554235 gene encoding NACHT, LRR and PYD domains-containing protein 3-like, with translation MDQLKDKVSSLYQGLDQEGSDSPAPSVLSMKSNRSMQMPIKLRNRTHLPHLRYDSKKAEVKIQRLKSHIKDKHLYISEGFAKQGNPTFLNQIYTELYITEGGNGEISNEHEFKRMEKTLKTAGATVPIKCNDIFRPLPGRDKPIRTVLTKGVAGIGKTVSVQKFILDWAEGKQNQDVQLIFPLPFRELNLMKDKTLSLSDLLHVFFPETKEIDIFSDEYKALFIFDGLDERRLSLDFQSDVRLCDVSQSASVDVLLMNLIAGNLLPSALIWITSRPAAADLVPSECVHRVTEVRGFNEPQKEEYFRKRISDQSLADRIISHLKSSRSLFIMCHIPVFCWISAAVLEKMLSRAESGEIPKTLTQMYTHFLLAQICIKDMKYNENKDTGKEMIFKLEKLAFEQLEKGNVIFYEEDLRECGIDVTEASVYSGLCTQIFREELGLYQGKVFCFVHLSVQEHLAALYVHLSFYNSRINVLEAHESGRPVTMLSLHKCAVEKCLKSMKGYLDLFLRFLMVLSMESNHSILKGLLEKKTDSSLEREKTTEYLKQKIKIIPCSEMTIVLFHCLNELSDHSLTTEIQNYVTSGKINSDILSPHQWSALVYILMTSNEKFNDFELCKYGRSDAALFWLLPVIKLSKKIWMHDCNITEKGCAVLSAVLPSISNLREMDLSHNNLQDSGVEILCIGLKRSRYNLKKISARVRSLGSDDCNPDLNFVALPTAGLEDTKCRLESLNLKNCGVTEAGCEFLSSALSLNPSHLRVLDLSWNDIGDSGVKHLCAALEKVHCALETLKLDKCGITEKSGTALASDLSLKTCSLTDLDLSINDLQDSGVKKLCLGLQSPHCKLEKLRLSNCNITHKSVVALTEALRSNPSRLKELDLLENDLEESDLKVLSMILDKSSHKLKK